CTGATGCAAACAGTTAAGAAATAATGGCTGAAGAAACGATTATTCGTGTTCGCAATCTGGTGAAGAAATTTGGCAGCTTTATCGCTAACGACAACCTGAGTTTTGATGTTGCGAAGGGTGAGATTTTTGGCTTTCTGGGAGCCAATGGCGCAGGAAAAACAACGGCGATAAAAATACTTTCGGGACTCTCGAAACCAACATCAGGCGAAGTGAGTATTGCCGGTATGGATGTCTACCATGATACCGAAAAGATTAAAAAAAGTATTGGGTATATGAGTCAGCGGTTTTCGTTGTACGAAGATCTTACCGTTGCTGAGAATATCCGCTTTTATGCCGGAATTTATGGCCTTTCGCGGACGCAGATAAAAGAACGTACCGATAAATTGCTTGAGCAATTAGGTCTGGAATCGTCGCGTAAAAGCCTGATAAAGGGATTGCCGCTTGGTTGGCGGCAAAAGCTGGCTTTTTCGGTTGCCATCATACATGAACCAAAAATTGTATTTCTGGATGAACCTACAAGTGGTGTAGATCCTGTTACACGCAGGCAATTCTGGGAAATGATTTATCAGGCCGCAGCGAACAAGGTTACTGTTTTTGTTACCACTCACTATATGGATGAGGCTGAATACTGTGACCGCGTTAGCATTATGGTTGACGGGAAAATTGCCGCGCTCGACACTCCTTCAGAACTGAAAAAACAATATACCGTTGACAGCATGGATGAGGTGTTTGTAAAGCTGGCCAGAAACGATAGTCGCTAGTAAATAGTCACAAGTAATAAGTACAATAAAATAAATATTCTATTAAGAAAACAATAAATTATGAATGATTTTAAGAAGCTCAGTGTGTGGCAAAAAGCAGTTGATTTCTCTGTGAATTTATATCAAGTAACAGATATATATCCTGCTAAAGAAAAATTTGGTTTGGTTTCTCAGCTGAACAGGAGCTGTATTTCAATCGCTTCAAATATTGCTGAAGGAGCAGGAAGAACGACCATAAAGGAATTTAATAATTTCTTAAGTTTTGCATTAGGCTCATCTTATGAATGCGAAACACAAATTATTATTTCAAACAAACTTGGCTTTTTACTAAACAAGGATTTTGAAAATTTAATTGGTAGAATTAGCGAAATTCAAAAAATGATTATCGGCTTGAGAAACGCTAATTCTTGTACTTAGTACTAACTACTAATGACTAACTACTTTTTTTATGAAACGATTCTGGGGGTTTGTTGTAAAAGAGTTTTTCCACATATTTCGCGATAAGCGAACACTGTTGATATTGTTTGGGATGCCTGTGGCTCAAATGATGATCTTTGGTTACGTTGTTAAGAACGAAATTGCTGACGTAAAAATATCGATACTGGATAAATCGCAGGATGCGGTAACGAAAAAGATAACCGACAAACTGTTGTCTTCAGGTTATTTTGTTCTTGACAGTAAACTCAGCACCGACGCGGATATTGAGCAATCATTCCGCAGCGGCCGCGTGAAAGAAGTGGTTGTTTTTGAACCGCATTTTGCAGAAAAGCTGGATAAAGAAGGCAAGGTATCCATTCATCTTATTGCCGATGCTTCAGATGCAAATACGGCAACACTCATCACGTCATATACCACCGCTATTGTAAACAGCTATATTGCGGAAGAGAACCGTGCTGCCGCAATTCCGATGCAAATCATTCCCGAAGTGCGCATGTTTTACAACGAAGAATTGAAAAGCGTTTTCATGTTTGTGCCCGGAACCATGACCATGATTCTGATGTTGATATCTGCACTGATGACCTCCATCAGTATTGTGAGAGAAAAAGAAATGGGAACAATGGAAGTATTACTGGTATCGCCGTTGCGCCCCTTACAAATCGTGATTGGGAAAGTAATGCCTTATGCTGCATTATCTTTCGTTAACACTGTTTCAATTCTGGTGCTTAGCTATTTTGTTTTCGGATTGCCGATGCGAGGGAATCTGATGCTTTTAATGGGCGAAAGTATGCTGTTTATCATGCTGGCACTGTCGTTGGGCATCCTGATATCAACGGTTACCAATTCGCAGCTTACAGCCATGCTGATTTCTATGGTAGCGCTGATGTTGCCGACGATATTGCTTTCCGGTTTCATTTTTCCGATTGAAAATATGCCGCTGGTACTGCAGGGGCTTTGC
Above is a genomic segment from Bacteroidota bacterium containing:
- a CDS encoding ABC transporter permease yields the protein MKRFWGFVVKEFFHIFRDKRTLLILFGMPVAQMMIFGYVVKNEIADVKISILDKSQDAVTKKITDKLLSSGYFVLDSKLSTDADIEQSFRSGRVKEVVVFEPHFAEKLDKEGKVSIHLIADASDANTATLITSYTTAIVNSYIAEENRAAAIPMQIIPEVRMFYNEELKSVFMFVPGTMTMILMLISALMTSISIVREKEMGTMEVLLVSPLRPLQIVIGKVMPYAALSFVNTVSILVLSYFVFGLPMRGNLMLLMGESMLFIMLALSLGILISTVTNSQLTAMLISMVALMLPTILLSGFIFPIENMPLVLQGLCQIMPPKWFIMILKGIMLKGNGISGVWKETAVLAGMTLFFIGMSVRRFKIRMD
- a CDS encoding four helix bundle protein, with product MNDFKKLSVWQKAVDFSVNLYQVTDIYPAKEKFGLVSQLNRSCISIASNIAEGAGRTTIKEFNNFLSFALGSSYECETQIIISNKLGFLLNKDFENLIGRISEIQKMIIGLRNANSCT
- a CDS encoding ABC transporter ATP-binding protein, with protein sequence MAEETIIRVRNLVKKFGSFIANDNLSFDVAKGEIFGFLGANGAGKTTAIKILSGLSKPTSGEVSIAGMDVYHDTEKIKKSIGYMSQRFSLYEDLTVAENIRFYAGIYGLSRTQIKERTDKLLEQLGLESSRKSLIKGLPLGWRQKLAFSVAIIHEPKIVFLDEPTSGVDPVTRRQFWEMIYQAAANKVTVFVTTHYMDEAEYCDRVSIMVDGKIAALDTPSELKKQYTVDSMDEVFVKLARNDSR